A genome region from Clostridium pasteurianum includes the following:
- a CDS encoding glutamine synthetase family protein: protein MDKIIEKMKKENIKYTRFLYMDNDGVIRGNIAVGNDIEKNFETGQSFSIGMPFFSVLDNSAPDSKFGCLGELSAVPDKNTFRVLPYASNTAAVICDFVKKSTHEASGVCARSILKGVLKSIDFDANIGFENEFYVLKKDENGKLIPFDRSLCFASDGMNKWQEVMDEIISALEVQGIVVEKYHPEYGAGQHEIVMKYNEALKMCDEEFMFRETVRGICNKHGLLTSFMPKPFQDQAGSGMHMHISLWKDGNNLLFDDNDKYKLSTIGKYFVGGILRHIKALCAFTAPTVNSYKRLVPHSWASAFTCYGFDNREAPIRIISGQKGNEEKSYNIEFKPIDGTCNPYLAAAVILAAGMDGVKNKIEPGKPVLCDPLSFSEEEQAERRISRLPETLGQSIEELENDEFFKRMFTKDMYEEYIKLKRFQWTEYIRYVSDWEFNKYVGAY from the coding sequence ATGGATAAAATAATTGAAAAAATGAAAAAGGAAAATATTAAGTATACACGTTTTTTATATATGGATAATGATGGGGTTATAAGGGGTAATATTGCTGTCGGTAATGATATAGAAAAAAATTTTGAAACAGGTCAATCTTTCTCAATTGGAATGCCATTTTTTAGTGTGCTGGATAATTCTGCTCCTGATTCAAAATTTGGATGTTTAGGGGAGCTTAGCGCTGTCCCCGATAAAAACACATTTAGGGTACTACCATATGCTTCAAATACAGCTGCAGTTATATGTGATTTTGTTAAAAAGAGTACTCACGAGGCTTCAGGTGTGTGCGCCCGTTCTATTTTGAAAGGGGTTTTAAAGTCTATAGATTTCGATGCGAATATAGGTTTTGAAAATGAATTTTATGTTCTAAAGAAAGATGAGAATGGTAAGCTTATTCCTTTTGACAGAAGTTTGTGCTTTGCTTCAGATGGCATGAATAAGTGGCAAGAGGTTATGGATGAAATAATAAGTGCACTTGAAGTTCAGGGTATTGTTGTGGAAAAATATCATCCTGAATATGGTGCTGGTCAGCATGAAATTGTTATGAAATATAATGAAGCTCTTAAAATGTGTGATGAAGAATTCATGTTTAGAGAAACAGTTAGAGGTATATGTAATAAACACGGTCTATTAACATCATTTATGCCAAAACCATTTCAAGATCAAGCTGGAAGTGGAATGCATATGCATATAAGTTTATGGAAGGATGGCAATAACTTACTGTTCGATGATAATGATAAGTATAAGCTTAGTACCATTGGAAAATATTTTGTTGGAGGCATATTAAGACATATAAAGGCACTATGTGCATTTACTGCACCTACAGTTAATTCATATAAAAGGCTTGTTCCTCACAGTTGGGCATCGGCATTTACTTGTTATGGATTTGACAATCGTGAGGCCCCAATTAGAATTATTTCAGGACAAAAGGGAAATGAAGAGAAAAGCTATAATATTGAATTTAAGCCTATTGATGGTACTTGCAACCCATATTTGGCAGCAGCAGTAATCTTAGCGGCAGGTATGGATGGAGTAAAAAATAAAATAGAGCCAGGAAAACCAGTTTTATGTGATCCTCTAAGTTTTAGTGAAGAAGAACAAGCTGAAAGGAGAATTTCTAGACTTCCAGAAACTTTAGGACAATCAATAGAAGAGCTTGAAAATGATGAATTTTTTAAAAGGATGTTTACTAAGGACATGTACGAAGAATATATAAAATTAAAACGATTTCAATGGACGGAATATATTAGGTATGTTTCAGATTGGGAGTTTAATAAATATGTAGGTGCATACTAA
- a CDS encoding amidohydrolase family protein → MEKRNNMDFTKLPVIDNHCHLFDAQYKERDLAKILSLSLNNIPEDQLKNTLMYKKTIKSLGKFLEVSGSEDEILAKRHEVMKQNYKKYVSDLFNRVNIKGLIVDTGYKPADVSLDEFEKVLPCGVKYMFRIETIIDEFVKDKLDFNTSEERFFETIYREMKNKNIVALKSIIGYRTGLKIKKQSRSLLQKGNYSEKEFRDYFLLKTIEKAIQYNVPLQIHAAFGESNINMINNNPMLLKEVLDDKDYNAAKIVLVHGGYPYTFEASYLAAMYPNVYLDMSEMIPFVTLGVRKGIRDMFDMCPLNKIMYGSDGFVTPEIHYLGAEMVKHELGMLFDELVKNEILDEDFAQKSAENILFITAKKLYKIN, encoded by the coding sequence ATGGAGAAAAGGAATAATATGGATTTTACTAAATTACCGGTAATAGATAATCACTGCCATTTATTTGATGCTCAGTATAAAGAACGTGATTTAGCAAAAATTTTGAGTTTATCTTTAAATAATATTCCTGAAGATCAGCTTAAAAATACTTTAATGTATAAGAAAACTATAAAAAGTTTGGGTAAATTCTTAGAGGTCAGTGGCAGTGAAGACGAAATTTTAGCAAAGAGGCATGAGGTTATGAAACAAAATTATAAAAAATATGTCTCTGATTTGTTTAACAGGGTAAACATTAAAGGATTGATAGTTGATACAGGATATAAACCAGCAGATGTAAGCTTAGACGAATTTGAAAAGGTACTTCCCTGTGGTGTTAAATACATGTTCAGGATAGAAACTATAATTGATGAATTTGTAAAAGATAAATTGGACTTTAATACTTCTGAAGAGAGATTTTTTGAAACTATTTATAGGGAAATGAAAAATAAAAATATAGTGGCACTGAAAAGCATTATTGGGTATAGAACTGGACTCAAAATAAAAAAGCAAAGTAGATCACTTTTGCAAAAAGGAAATTATAGTGAAAAGGAATTTAGAGATTACTTTTTATTAAAAACAATTGAAAAAGCCATACAATATAATGTACCCCTTCAAATTCATGCGGCTTTTGGAGAGTCAAATATAAATATGATAAATAATAATCCTATGCTCCTTAAGGAGGTGCTGGACGATAAAGACTATAATGCAGCTAAAATCGTTTTAGTGCATGGAGGATATCCTTATACGTTTGAAGCTAGTTATCTTGCAGCTATGTACCCAAATGTATATCTTGATATGTCAGAAATGATACCTTTTGTCACCCTAGGTGTAAGGAAGGGGATTAGAGATATGTTTGATATGTGTCCTTTAAATAAGATAATGTATGGTTCAGATGGCTTCGTAACTCCAGAAATACACTATTTAGGTGCTGAAATGGTAAAGCATGAATTAGGTATGTTATTTGATGAACTAGTTAAAAATGAAATATTAGATGAAGATTTTGCACAAAAATCCGCAGAAAACATATTGTTTATTACGGCTAAAAAATTATATAAAATAAATTAA
- a CDS encoding branched-chain amino acid aminotransferase, giving the protein MNFSIKEIPDSELKPMYKDYDSLGFGQIYTDYMFNMKWTKENGWEKGELTKYEPMTFDPASVVIQYSQEVFEGMKAYYSKDGRVLLFRPFDNAKRMYRSAERLCMTPVPEEVFVDAVKELVKMDKRWLPKEKGTSLYIRPTLMGTGVALGVHPSPEYNFCVFITAVGAYFSSGFNTVSLYVEDKLVRAVVGGVGDAKTGGNYAASLLAGLKAEKKGFSQVLWLDAKENKYVEEAGSMNIFFVYGNKLVTPKLTGSILPGITRDSVIKLAEHLGYEVEEKNISIDEVIDGIKNKKITEMFGTGTAAVIAPVGGLCYKSETVYAGDNEVGKVTEELYNKLVNIQYGEEEDIFGWVETVDTI; this is encoded by the coding sequence ATGAATTTTTCAATAAAAGAAATTCCAGATAGTGAATTAAAGCCAATGTATAAAGACTATGACAGTCTGGGATTTGGTCAGATTTATACTGATTATATGTTTAATATGAAGTGGACAAAAGAAAATGGATGGGAAAAGGGAGAGCTTACAAAATATGAACCCATGACCTTTGATCCAGCATCGGTTGTGATACAATATTCTCAGGAAGTTTTTGAGGGTATGAAAGCGTACTACTCAAAAGATGGAAGAGTACTTTTATTTAGACCTTTTGATAATGCTAAGAGGATGTACAGGTCTGCTGAAAGATTGTGTATGACACCAGTTCCAGAAGAGGTTTTTGTGGATGCTGTAAAGGAACTTGTAAAAATGGATAAAAGATGGCTTCCTAAAGAAAAAGGAACATCTCTTTATATAAGACCTACTCTTATGGGGACAGGAGTAGCTTTAGGAGTTCATCCTTCTCCAGAATATAATTTCTGTGTTTTTATAACTGCAGTTGGAGCTTATTTTAGCAGCGGATTTAATACAGTTAGTTTGTATGTAGAGGATAAGCTTGTTCGTGCAGTTGTAGGTGGAGTTGGAGATGCAAAAACAGGAGGAAACTACGCCGCAAGCCTTCTAGCAGGATTAAAGGCTGAAAAGAAAGGATTTTCTCAAGTATTGTGGTTAGATGCTAAAGAAAATAAGTATGTAGAAGAAGCAGGTTCTATGAATATTTTCTTTGTTTATGGAAATAAGCTTGTAACACCCAAGCTTACGGGCTCAATACTTCCTGGTATAACGAGAGATTCTGTAATAAAATTAGCAGAACATTTAGGATACGAAGTTGAAGAAAAAAATATATCTATAGATGAAGTTATAGATGGAATTAAGAATAAGAAAATAACAGAAATGTTTGGAACAGGTACTGCAGCAGTTATAGCCCCTGTTGGTGGCTTGTGTTATAAAAGTGAAACAGTTTATGCAGGTGATAATGAGGTGGGAAAGGTAACTGAAGAACTTTATAATAAGCTTGTAAACATTCAGTATGGCGAAGAGGAAGATATCTTCGGTTGGGTAGAGACTGTAGATACAATATAG
- a CDS encoding M20 metallopeptidase family protein, whose protein sequence is MDLENYHIEENIVRIVHLKSDKIIRFRRKFHMMPELELHCYETSKIIKEELLKCGLEVKSGLANTGVVGILKGGKSGPVIALRFDIDALPITENTGLPFESKIEGKMHACGHDGHTAIGLGLVNVFAEMKDSICGAIKFIFQPGEEEPGGAKIMIKEGVLKRPRVDAILGFHIFPGIEFGKVGLRYGIMTAGDDDFTITIKGTGGHGGHPDKTKDPIVAAAYFITAVQTISSRNVEPTEPLVISICEVNGGKGYNVIPDSVTLRGTIRTTSGKTAIMAKKRIKDILKGIKYSFGVECTVNIIHEANPLKCDKGLSAFFHGQLKKIIGDDNITLIDAPSMGADDFADYTYSVPGIYLRLGSYNEKSGNIHMLHTSKFDFDEELLINNTAILAQLIKNYLSSYYL, encoded by the coding sequence ATGGATTTGGAAAATTATCATATAGAAGAGAATATAGTAAGAATTGTACACCTTAAAAGTGATAAGATAATAAGATTTAGAAGAAAATTTCATATGATGCCAGAACTTGAGCTCCATTGTTATGAGACTTCAAAAATAATAAAAGAAGAATTACTAAAATGTGGACTTGAAGTGAAAAGTGGGCTAGCCAATACAGGTGTAGTTGGCATATTAAAAGGTGGTAAAAGCGGTCCTGTAATTGCCCTTAGATTTGATATAGATGCTCTACCTATAACAGAGAATACTGGACTTCCTTTTGAATCTAAAATAGAAGGAAAAATGCATGCCTGTGGTCATGATGGACATACAGCGATAGGACTTGGATTAGTTAATGTATTTGCTGAAATGAAAGATTCTATATGTGGAGCTATAAAGTTCATATTTCAACCTGGGGAGGAGGAACCTGGTGGAGCTAAAATAATGATTAAAGAAGGTGTATTAAAAAGGCCAAGGGTTGATGCTATTTTGGGTTTTCACATATTTCCTGGCATAGAGTTTGGAAAAGTTGGCTTACGATATGGAATAATGACTGCTGGAGATGATGATTTTACTATTACAATAAAGGGTACTGGAGGACACGGTGGACATCCAGATAAAACAAAAGATCCAATTGTGGCAGCGGCATATTTTATAACAGCTGTTCAGACAATTTCGTCAAGGAATGTAGAGCCAACAGAACCTTTGGTAATAAGCATTTGTGAAGTTAATGGTGGAAAGGGCTACAATGTAATTCCTGATAGTGTGACTTTAAGAGGAACTATAAGAACTACTTCTGGTAAGACAGCAATTATGGCTAAAAAGAGGATAAAGGATATTTTAAAGGGAATTAAGTACAGTTTTGGTGTGGAATGCACCGTAAATATTATTCACGAAGCAAATCCGTTAAAGTGCGATAAAGGGCTTTCTGCGTTTTTTCATGGTCAATTAAAAAAAATAATTGGAGATGATAATATTACTTTGATTGATGCTCCTTCCATGGGGGCTGACGATTTTGCTGATTATACGTATAGTGTTCCTGGGATATATCTTAGATTAGGAAGTTATAATGAGAAAAGTGGAAATATTCATATGCTTCATACATCTAAGTTCGACTTTGATGAAGAACTTCTTATTAATAATACGGCCATTTTAGCCCAACTCATAAAAAATTATTTAAGTTCTTATTATTTATAA
- a CDS encoding cyclase family protein: protein MSVNIDLWKTLFNLKKCKWVDLTHSFGSDTPKWSGFKAEKIETLFTIEKDGIFVNQYTFPGQYGTHMDAPGHFAAGKRLIEDIELKEMALPLVVIDCSEKFKANSDYELTLEDLFAFEAEYGTIPEGAFVAMRTDWGKAWPDQEKCSNADSEGNLHYPGWAYETLEFLYETRKITASGHEPFDTDAPIRQAEYGFKGENYILNQDKYQIEVMTNLDQVPPVGAIIFCVVPKAKDAPGFPVRAFAIVNE, encoded by the coding sequence GTGTCAGTTAATATTGATTTATGGAAAACATTATTTAATTTGAAAAAATGCAAATGGGTTGATTTAACACATTCATTTGGTTCAGATACACCAAAGTGGTCTGGATTTAAAGCTGAAAAAATTGAAACACTTTTTACAATAGAGAAGGATGGAATTTTTGTTAATCAATATACTTTCCCAGGGCAATATGGAACACATATGGATGCTCCAGGACATTTTGCAGCAGGAAAGAGACTTATTGAAGATATAGAGCTCAAGGAAATGGCTCTTCCATTAGTTGTAATAGATTGTTCGGAAAAATTTAAAGCAAATTCTGATTATGAACTTACACTTGAGGATTTATTTGCTTTTGAAGCTGAATATGGAACTATTCCAGAAGGAGCTTTTGTAGCAATGAGAACAGATTGGGGTAAGGCTTGGCCAGACCAAGAAAAATGTTCAAATGCAGATAGTGAAGGAAATCTTCATTACCCAGGTTGGGCTTATGAAACATTAGAATTTTTGTATGAAACTCGTAAGATAACAGCAAGTGGACATGAACCATTTGACACAGATGCACCAATTAGACAAGCTGAATATGGTTTTAAAGGAGAAAATTATATATTAAATCAGGACAAGTATCAAATAGAGGTTATGACTAATCTCGATCAGGTTCCACCAGTTGGAGCAATAATTTTCTGTGTAGTTCCAAAAGCTAAGGATGCACCAGGTTTCCCAGTACGTGCTTTTGCAATAGTTAACGAGTAA
- a CDS encoding creatininase family protein, producing MHEAYKMTSTKFKEGNYDKAILAVGSCENHGGHLPLGNDTLVSYKLAVEVSEKVEGLLVLPPITVGYSKHYSKFPFTISLSNDTLINVLKDILISTIKNGVKNIFILNGHDGNIAPIEIASRDVKVEYPEAKIASLDAWWVAAGNLLPKDTFEVWDGLGHAGEGETSMSLALFEDLVQMEKAKGVVPDNLVDNIDIKWNFAELTNCGATGDPTKATFEKGKKMEKALVGLLVDFFNRMDKNNWDYNSKDSAMKVD from the coding sequence ATGCATGAAGCATACAAAATGACAAGTACAAAATTCAAAGAGGGAAATTATGATAAAGCTATTTTAGCAGTAGGTTCATGTGAAAATCATGGAGGACATTTGCCGCTTGGAAATGACACTCTTGTATCTTATAAATTAGCAGTTGAGGTTTCAGAAAAAGTTGAAGGACTGCTTGTTTTGCCTCCAATAACAGTTGGCTACAGCAAACATTATAGTAAATTCCCTTTTACAATTTCACTTAGCAATGACACTCTTATAAATGTTTTAAAGGATATTTTGATATCAACTATAAAAAATGGTGTAAAAAATATATTTATATTAAATGGCCATGATGGAAATATTGCACCTATAGAAATTGCAAGTCGTGATGTAAAAGTGGAATATCCAGAGGCTAAAATAGCTTCACTTGATGCATGGTGGGTGGCAGCAGGAAATTTACTTCCTAAGGATACTTTTGAAGTTTGGGATGGACTTGGACATGCAGGGGAAGGGGAAACTTCCATGTCTTTAGCTTTGTTTGAAGATTTAGTTCAAATGGAAAAGGCTAAGGGGGTAGTTCCTGATAATTTAGTAGATAACATTGATATAAAATGGAATTTTGCAGAGCTTACGAATTGTGGGGCAACAGGAGATCCAACTAAGGCTACTTTTGAAAAGGGTAAAAAAATGGAGAAAGCTTTAGTAGGCTTATTGGTGGATTTTTTTAATCGAATGGACAAAAATAATTGGGATTATAATTCTAAAGATTCAGCGATGAAGGTAGATTAA
- a CDS encoding ketopantoate reductase family protein: protein MIKEIKNVSIIGMGAMGCAYSSHIFKNIHNVNIKIIAEGERAERYRKSGFVINGEKYFYDVVTPFEKCEKADLIIVSVKYNQLKEAVQQIKNHVGDNTIIISLLNGITSEEILGEVYGIDKVLYSISAGIDAVREGHQNVTFKNIGYIEFGEKSNNTLTDKVITLKEFFNKAKIENRIPKDMLRMLWWKFMVNVGINQTSAVLRATYGVFQKEKAAIDIMKAAMKEVILVAEKAGINLTDEDIEAWVKVLNKLSPDGKTSMCQDMLAKRKSEVGIFGGTVVELGRKYNVSTPVNSTLTNIIKVTESMY from the coding sequence ATGATAAAAGAAATAAAAAATGTATCTATAATTGGAATGGGTGCAATGGGCTGCGCTTATTCAAGTCATATTTTTAAAAATATACATAATGTTAACATAAAAATAATTGCTGAAGGTGAAAGAGCTGAAAGGTATAGAAAAAGTGGGTTTGTAATAAATGGGGAGAAATATTTTTATGATGTTGTTACCCCGTTTGAGAAATGTGAGAAAGCAGATTTAATAATAGTTTCAGTAAAATATAATCAGTTAAAAGAAGCAGTACAGCAAATTAAAAATCATGTTGGTGATAACACTATTATAATATCATTGCTAAATGGTATTACAAGTGAAGAAATACTTGGTGAAGTTTATGGCATAGATAAGGTTCTTTACTCAATATCAGCAGGAATAGATGCTGTTAGGGAAGGACATCAGAATGTAACATTTAAAAACATTGGTTATATTGAATTTGGAGAAAAAAGTAATAATACTTTAACAGATAAAGTTATAACTCTTAAAGAATTTTTTAATAAGGCTAAAATTGAAAACAGGATTCCAAAGGACATGCTCAGAATGTTATGGTGGAAATTCATGGTTAATGTTGGCATAAACCAAACATCAGCAGTTTTAAGGGCAACTTATGGGGTATTTCAAAAGGAAAAAGCTGCAATTGATATTATGAAAGCTGCTATGAAGGAAGTTATTTTAGTAGCTGAAAAAGCAGGTATTAATCTAACAGACGAGGATATAGAAGCTTGGGTGAAGGTTTTAAACAAGCTGTCACCTGATGGAAAAACATCAATGTGTCAGGATATGCTGGCAAAGAGAAAATCAGAGGTTGGAATTTTTGGAGGTACAGTTGTTGAGCTTGGCAGAAAGTACAATGTGTCAACACCTGTAAATAGTACACTTACTAATATTATTAAAGTTACAGAATCTATGTATTAA
- a CDS encoding AEC family transporter, whose product MISLLLIRKIVQLFFIMLLGYILVKLKVVKSEESVVLSKLSLYLITPCVIINAFQVDFKNDVRQGLLLALIVSVIIHILLIIIAYLIKNIFKLEEVEIASIIYSNAGNLIIPIVTSVLGAKWVIYSSAFISVQLVFLWTHCKVMFSKEEKLYIRKIILNVNMLSIFCGVFLLISGVRLPGIIHEAMSSVGDMIGPVAMLVTGMIIAGMPFKQFFVHKKIYLVTFFRMIFCPAVIIMLLKFSNAASLVHNGKEILLITFLATATPAASTVTQFAQIYNKDAEYAGAINIMTTILCIVTMPVFVTLYYL is encoded by the coding sequence ATGATTAGTTTATTGTTAATACGTAAAATTGTACAGCTATTTTTTATTATGCTTTTAGGATATATACTTGTTAAATTGAAAGTTGTAAAATCGGAAGAGAGTGTTGTTTTATCTAAATTATCACTTTATCTTATTACACCTTGTGTTATAATTAATGCCTTTCAAGTTGATTTTAAAAATGATGTTCGGCAGGGGCTACTATTGGCACTTATAGTTTCTGTTATTATTCATATTCTTTTAATTATAATTGCATACCTTATAAAAAATATATTTAAATTAGAGGAAGTAGAAATTGCTTCTATAATTTATTCTAATGCTGGAAATCTTATTATTCCAATTGTAACATCAGTTTTAGGGGCAAAATGGGTTATTTATTCAAGTGCATTCATATCAGTACAATTAGTTTTTTTATGGACGCATTGCAAAGTAATGTTTTCAAAAGAAGAAAAGTTATATATTCGTAAAATTATTTTAAATGTAAATATGCTTTCAATTTTTTGTGGGGTTTTTCTCTTGATATCAGGTGTTAGACTTCCCGGAATAATACATGAAGCAATGAGTTCTGTTGGAGATATGATTGGACCAGTTGCTATGCTTGTTACTGGTATGATAATTGCAGGAATGCCTTTTAAACAATTTTTTGTTCATAAAAAAATCTATTTAGTAACATTTTTTAGAATGATTTTTTGTCCGGCTGTTATAATAATGTTATTAAAGTTTAGTAATGCAGCAAGTTTAGTACATAATGGAAAAGAAATATTACTTATTACGTTTTTAGCAACTGCAACTCCAGCCGCATCGACTGTGACACAGTTTGCACAGATATATAATAAGGATGCCGAATATGCAGGGGCAATTAATATCATGACAACAATATTGTGTATTGTGACTATGCCTGTATTTGTAACTTTATACTATTTGTAA
- a CDS encoding undecaprenyl-diphosphate phosphatase, whose protein sequence is MTIVQAIIYGVVQGIGEFLPISSTAHLVLLPWLFGWKDPGTVFDVALHLGTSVAVILFFWKDWIELIKNGFTNPKSKSGKLFWMVIIATIPGAVFGLVLDKYMDSFKNPALIGVMLIIMGIVLYYADKLSRSNIKIENIGLKRSVIIGISQVLAIVPGVSRSGITMSMGRFLGMKREDIAKFTFLLSTPIILGDAGYHLLKVAKAGTLVINTPFITAVITAAIVGLLSIKFLLDYLKERGFGIFSVYRLIAGAAVIAIYFIR, encoded by the coding sequence TTGACTATAGTTCAAGCAATTATTTATGGTGTTGTTCAAGGAATTGGTGAATTTCTACCAATATCCAGTACTGCGCATCTAGTATTACTTCCATGGCTCTTTGGCTGGAAGGATCCAGGAACTGTTTTTGATGTAGCACTGCATTTAGGTACATCTGTAGCCGTTATTTTATTCTTCTGGAAAGATTGGATAGAACTAATTAAAAACGGATTTACAAATCCTAAATCAAAAAGCGGAAAATTATTTTGGATGGTTATTATAGCCACAATCCCTGGAGCAGTTTTCGGGCTAGTATTAGATAAGTATATGGATAGCTTTAAAAATCCAGCACTTATTGGTGTTATGCTTATTATTATGGGTATTGTATTATACTATGCTGATAAGCTTAGCAGAAGCAACATTAAAATTGAAAACATAGGACTTAAAAGAAGTGTAATTATTGGAATTTCTCAGGTTCTTGCAATAGTTCCTGGTGTTTCACGTTCAGGTATTACAATGTCCATGGGACGTTTTCTTGGAATGAAAAGAGAAGATATTGCAAAATTTACATTTCTCTTATCCACACCAATTATATTAGGAGATGCTGGTTACCACCTATTAAAGGTAGCAAAAGCAGGTACATTAGTAATAAATACACCTTTTATTACTGCGGTTATAACAGCAGCTATAGTTGGACTACTAAGTATCAAATTCCTTCTAGATTATTTGAAAGAAAGAGGCTTTGGCATTTTCTCTGTTTATAGACTTATAGCTGGCGCAGCAGTAATTGCTATATATTTTATAAGATAA
- a CDS encoding APC family permease encodes MAKNELKKNQLNYLEVIALSVAIIAPTFAMSMNVSLMASISSYSTSLVFFVSTLIMGCVALAFVKFNQYISTAGSVYTFVQKSLGKRAGTASGWILFLAYFMFFTGCCCAFAGLFAQFIKEISGVTLPWVPVAIICAIGMWYISINEVAISTRVMLIFEGITILMILVLSVVIVAKAAMTTGLNLAPFKLNGNSVGTIGSAGVVALLCFGGFEGASSLGEESKNPKKVIPLALASTVIVTGIFFIFVSYAQVIGFGATKSGLAALTKSSSTTVDLSQKYIGKSFAILLTFGASLSAFSSALGSLTAGARTLFTMSRDKNIPSVFMNVHHKHSTPYIALNVMLVAAVGIICAMFKNDGITTYGYLGTIGALSLLIAYLLTCLGAIIYFKAKGIWKTYNLILPTIGLLGLAFAFYSNIYPVPSYPINIFPYIVLGWTVVGFLFSEIYSRSNENVIEEREEEAV; translated from the coding sequence ATGGCTAAAAATGAATTGAAAAAAAATCAATTAAATTACCTTGAAGTAATAGCATTATCGGTTGCTATTATAGCACCAACCTTTGCTATGTCTATGAATGTATCTTTAATGGCGAGCATATCTTCGTACTCTACTAGTTTAGTTTTCTTTGTAAGTACACTTATAATGGGATGTGTGGCTTTAGCATTTGTGAAATTTAATCAGTATATTTCAACTGCAGGCTCTGTTTATACTTTTGTGCAAAAATCTCTAGGTAAAAGAGCTGGAACAGCTTCAGGATGGATATTATTTTTGGCATACTTTATGTTTTTTACTGGATGTTGCTGTGCCTTTGCTGGACTTTTCGCGCAATTCATAAAGGAGATTAGTGGTGTTACACTTCCATGGGTGCCTGTTGCAATAATATGTGCTATAGGAATGTGGTATATTTCAATTAATGAAGTTGCAATAAGTACACGCGTAATGCTTATATTTGAGGGTATAACAATATTAATGATACTTGTTCTTTCAGTTGTAATAGTTGCAAAAGCTGCTATGACAACAGGATTAAATTTAGCACCTTTTAAGTTAAATGGTAATAGCGTTGGAACTATAGGTAGTGCTGGAGTTGTTGCACTTTTATGTTTTGGCGGCTTTGAAGGAGCATCGAGTTTAGGAGAAGAAAGTAAGAATCCTAAAAAGGTAATACCGCTTGCGCTTGCAAGTACAGTTATAGTAACTGGAATATTCTTCATCTTTGTAAGTTATGCTCAAGTTATAGGCTTCGGTGCTACGAAAAGTGGTTTAGCAGCACTTACAAAATCTTCTTCAACTACTGTAGATTTATCACAAAAATACATTGGAAAATCTTTTGCTATATTATTAACCTTTGGAGCAAGTTTATCAGCCTTTTCATCAGCTTTAGGTTCTTTGACGGCTGGCGCAAGAACTCTTTTTACAATGAGTAGGGATAAAAACATTCCATCCGTATTTATGAATGTTCATCATAAACACAGTACACCATATATAGCATTAAATGTTATGTTAGTTGCAGCAGTTGGAATAATTTGTGCAATGTTTAAAAATGATGGAATAACAACTTACGGTTATTTGGGAACCATTGGTGCTTTAAGTCTTTTAATAGCTTATTTGCTTACATGTCTTGGAGCGATAATATACTTCAAAGCTAAGGGAATTTGGAAAACTTATAATTTAATACTTCCTACTATAGGTTTACTTGGACTTGCATTTGCATTCTATTCAAACATTTATCCTGTACCAAGTTATCCAATAAATATTTTCCCTTATATAGTACTTGGATGGACAGTTGTAGGATTTTTATTTAGTGAAATTTATAGCAGAAGTAATGAAAATGTAATTGAAGAACGTGAAGAAGAAGCAGTATAG